One region of Mangifera indica cultivar Alphonso chromosome 3, CATAS_Mindica_2.1, whole genome shotgun sequence genomic DNA includes:
- the LOC123209969 gene encoding putative pentatricopeptide repeat-containing protein At5g47460 isoform X1 → MQRTVNRGFRSCFPSTKHPNTLSRYHIISPNICIDNDNVNNFPQNSNIEYNADFAIYEASKLLQSGFEPDGYNLTHLLLRASTQLGFDSSCQQLHCYIIKSGFVSDVYVSTALLGFYRKVYLLSDAHKVFDEIPQPSVVSWNSLISGYVQSGQYRKALGFFLELDRDTEIYANAYSFTAALAACGQMRLLQLGAMIHSKILQYGLENGVVIANCLIDMYGKCGSVENAIQVFEEMIDRDVISWNSVIAASARNGNLEQAFGFFYRLPNPDTISYNELINGIVQFGDIREAISIFSNMPNPNSSSWNSILTGYVNKNLLPEALKFFSKMQVKNIQMDEYTFSVVLSGIAGASALTWGMLIHCCSVKQGLDTSVVVGSALIDAYSKCGQVKSAESIFQLLPKKNLVTWNAMITGYAHNGDWTKVIQLFEQLKLVRDLRPDCVTFLNVLAASSHNDIPLHEANQYFESMIRDYGIEPTVKHCCSMVRLLGQRGEVVKAGRMIYELGFASYGVLWRALLGAYGACKDLEVAKFLAAKVIVLDSHHDYTYVMISNIFAWHGRWREVSMLRKFMQERGLRKEAGCSWIEVENVFAYSSMVR, encoded by the coding sequence ATGCAAAGAACTGTAAACAGGGGATTCCGCAGTTGTTTCCCTTCAACAAAACATCCCAATACTCTCTCAAGATATCATATCATTAGCCCAAACATTTGCATTGATAACGACAATGTTAACAACTTTccacaaaattcaaatattgaatACAACGCTGATTTTGCCATATATGAAGCCTCTAAATTACTCCAATCTGGATTTGAACCAGACGGCTATAACCTCACACACCTGCTGCTTCGAGCCTCGACTCAACTGGGCTTTGATTCTTCTTGCCAACAACTTCACTGCTACATTATAAAATCTGGGTTCGTCTCTGATGTGTATGTCTCAACCGCTTTATTGGGATTTTATCGGAAAGTTTACTTATTGAGTGATGCTCATAAAGTGTTTGATGAAATTCCTCAACCAAGTGTTGTTTCTTGGAATTCTCTGATTTCTGGGTATGTGCAATCCGGTCAATATCGCAAGGCTTTAGGCTTCTTTCTTGAACTTGATCGGGATACAGAAATTTATGCCAATGCGTACTCCTTTACTGCGGCTTTAGCTGCTTGTGGACAAATGAGGTTGTTGCAACTAGGTGCGATGATTCACTCAAAGATTCTTCAATATGGCTTGGAAAATGGTGTTGTTATTGCGAATTGCTTGATTGATATGTATGGAAAATGTGGGTCTGTTGAAAATGCAATCCAGGTTTTTGAGGAGATGATTGATAGGGACGTTATTTCTTGGAATTCAGTTATAGCAGCAAGCGCTAGAAATGGAAACCTTGAACAAGCATTTGGTTTTTTCTATCGGCTTCCTAATCCTGATACAATCTCTTATAATGAATTGATAAATGGCATTGTTCAATTTGGTGATATAAGAGAGGCTATTAGTATTTTCTCGAATATGCCAAATCCAAATTCATCTTCATGGAATTCGATTTTGACAGGATACGTTAACAAAAATCTACTTCCTGAAGCTCTAAAATTTTTCAGTAAAATGCAAGTCAAGAATATTCAAATGGATGAGTATACATTTTCAGTTGTTTTGAGTGGTATTGCTGGTGCCTCAGCTTTAACATGGGGAATGTTGATCCATTGTTGCAGTGTTAAGCAAGGTTTGGATACTTCAGTGGTTGTAGGGAGTGCTCTGATTGATGCGTACTCCAAATGTGGGCAGGTGAAGAGTGCTGAATCAATATTCCAATTGCTACCCAAAAAGAATTTGGTAACTTGGAATGCAATGATCACTGGTTATGCTCACAATGGTGATTGGACCAAGGTGATCCAACTTTTTGAGCAATTGAAATTGGTGAGGGATTTAAGACCCGATTGTGTCACATTTCTTAATGTATTAGCCGCAAGTTCACATAATGATATTCCATTGCATGAGGCAAACCAGTACTTTGAATCAATGATTAGGGATTACGGTATTGAACCAACAGTTAAGCACTGTTGTTCCATGGTTCGTCTCCTAGGACAGAGAGGAGAGGTTGTGAAGGCAGGGAGAATGATATATGAACTGGGTTTTGCATCATACGGGGTGCTTTGGAGAGCTTTACTTGGTGCTTATGGAGCTTGTAAGGATTTAGAGGTTGCAAAGTTTTTAGCTGCAAAGGTGATTGTATTGGACAGTCACCATGATTATACTTATGTTATGATATCTAACATATTTGCATGGCATGGCAGATGGAGGGAAGTGAGTATGTTGAGAAAGTTTATGCAGGAAAGGGGGCTGAGAAAAGAAGCTGGTTGTAGCTGGATTGAGGTGGAAAATGTCTTTGCATATTCATCAATGGTAAGATGA
- the LOC123209970 gene encoding protein NONRESPONDING TO OXYLIPINS 2, mitochondrial-like isoform X3, translating into MASSCNRLIQRSSLSSIRSAIRSTAPKSPTTRSATSAPFPVHTHSSSSPTRRFSVSRVPYELGCGQSLLPLHSVVASARMTSCLSTTSKGCRSLLQDGIDGT; encoded by the exons ATGGCTTCTTCTTGCAATAGACTCATCCAAAGATCATCCTTGTCGTCCATTCGATCAGCCATCCGATCCACTGCTCCAAAATCTCCTACCACAAGATCCGCTACCTCAGCCCCGTTCCCTGTTCACACACACTCCTCTTCCTCCCCTACTCGGCGGTTTTCTGTATCCAG AGTTCCGTATGAACTGGGATGTGGGCAATCGTTGTTGCCACTACACAGCGTAGTGGCGTCCGCAAGGATGACGTCATGTCTGAGTACAACATCGAAGGGCTGTCGATCACTTTTACAGG ATGGAATTGATGGTACGTGA
- the LOC123211044 gene encoding LOW QUALITY PROTEIN: metalloendoproteinase 1-MMP (The sequence of the model RefSeq protein was modified relative to this genomic sequence to represent the inferred CDS: inserted 1 base in 1 codon): MFPVFGYISIFFLSSLLFLSRPIFPARIVPDSVTVITANSTHKTTWQDFARFLDVEKGSHVSGISELKKYLDRFGYLSVLDKNFTDVFDSEMQSAVFLYQKKLGLPVTGKLDSDTISSIMTPRCGVSDTEHKMHTTKKFSYFYGKPRWVRLPPVTLTYSFSKSNMIDYMSLSDIKDAFKGSFSRWSSVIPVNFTEIDEYEIADIRISFYSGDHGDGQPFDGVLGVLAHSFSPENGRLHLDAAETWAVDFKTVKSKVAIDLESVATHEIGHILGLAHTSVKXAVMYPSLSPRTKKVDLRVDDVKGIQYLYGSNPNFKLSSLLEAENSTNHGIFLKSSSSKWTIYFLVSIFLLFGIT, encoded by the exons ATGTTTCCAGTTTTCGGTTATATCTCTATCTTCTTCCTCTCATCCCTCCTCTTTCTTTCCCGCCCTATTTTTCCCGCCAGAATCGTACCCGACTCAGTAACTGTAATAACCGCCAACTCAACCCACAAAACCACTTGGCAGGATTTTGCTCGTTTCCTCGACGTCGAGAAGGGCAGCCATGTCAGCGGTATATCAGAGCTCAAGAAATACTTGGACCGTTTTGGTTACCTATCGGTATTGGACAAAAACTTCACGGATGTTTTCGACTCCGAAATGCAATCCGCCGTCTTTTTGTACCAGAAAAAACTCGGACTACCCGTGACGGGAAAATTGGACTCGGATACAATATCATCAATCATGACTCCAAGATGTGGCGTAAGTGATACAGAGCATAAAATGcatacaacaaaaaaattttcatatttttacgGTAAGCCGAGATGGGTACGTTTACCGCCGGTAACGTTAACCTACTCGTTTTCAAAGAGTAACATGATTGATTACATGAGTTTATCGGATATTAAGGATGCTTTTAAGGGTTCTTTTTCACGGTGGTCTTCTGTAATTCCGGTGAATTTCACGGAGATAGACGAATATGAAATAGCAGATATTCGGATTAGTTTTTATTCGGGGGACCATGGCGATGGACAGCCGTTTGATGGAGTTTTAGGGGTGCTGGCCCATTCATTCTCCCCCGAAAATGGTAGGTTGCATCTTGACGCAGCTGAAACATGGGCCGTTGATTTCAAAACTGTGAAGTCAAAAGTGGCGATTGATTTAGAATCAGTGGCGACCCATGAGATTGGGCATATACTTGGGTTGGCGCACACGTCGGTCA ACGCTGTAATGTATCCAAGTCTAAGTCCAAGGACAAAGAAGGTAGACCTAAGGGTTGATGACGTGAAGGGTATTCAGTATTTGTATGGgtcaaaccctaatttcaagCTTAGCTCATTGTTGGAGGCTGAAAATTCTACCAATCATGGGATTTTTCTTAAAAGCAGTTCATCGAAGTGGACCATTTATTTCTTAGTGTCAATATTCTTACTTTTTGGGATTACATAG
- the LOC123212362 gene encoding WAT1-related protein At5g47470-like — protein MAWCIKPTMLEDLAIVSGLIIGQFLYAGNSILMSYIMTLGISSLSIVIFSTFATFLLLSPAAVYFERKKWPQRWSLKLIFQLVLISIAGVTLFQTLFLKGIQLTSPAMATAMPNLGPGLIFVIAWTVRMEKVDLTCLHSKVKILGTLLCVIGALIMGLMHSTTPVEEAANRTTLVSSAMMFDREKIIGCMYLLAAVFALSSNVVLQAMTLVDFPAPISLCAITSLIGVVITAAVQFIQEHKLDFDWEFRFPYIACYSLLVGFMGGATVSFNGWAMKKRGPVLVSIFGPISTIISVVFTAVTVGNAIDIGSFTGMILMFCGLYFVLWAKRKEAYSDSLDGEFDAEKPLLS, from the exons ATGGCTTGGTGTATTAAGCCAACAATGCTTGAAGATTTGGCAATTGTTAGTGGGTTGATTATAGGTCAATTTCTGTACGCAGGTAACTCAATTTTGATGAGTTACATTATGACCCTTGGTATTAGCTCTCTCTCCATTGTTATTTTCTCAACATTCGCCACTTTCCTCCTCCTCTCTCCTGCTGCTGTTTACTTTgaaag GAAAAAATGGCCCCAGAGATGGAGTTTGAAGTTGATTTTCCAGctagttttaatatctattgCAGG gGTAACTTTATTCCAGACTCTGTTCCTGAAAGGCATTCAACTAACTTCACCAGCAATGGCAACAGCCATGCCAAACCTTGGTCCGGGACTCATTTTTGTCATTGCTTGGACTGTAAG GATGGAAAAAGTTGATCTAACTTGTTTGCACAGCAAGGTCAAAATCTTAGGAACATTGTTGTGTGTTATAGGTGCACTTATTATGGGCCTAATGCACAGCACCACCCCAGTAGAGGAGGCCGCCAACAGAACAACATTAGTCTCATCAGCCATGATGTTTGATAGGGAAAAGATCATTGGTTGTATGTATCTCTTGGCAGCAGTGTTTGCTTTATCAAGCAATGTTGTCTTGCAG GCCATGACTTTGGTGGATTTTCCTGCTCCGATATCTTTGTGTGCTATCACATCATTGATTGGAGTGGTAATAACAGCTGCTGTGCAGTTTATTCAAGAACATAAATTGGACTTTGATTGGGAATTTAGATTTCCATATATCGCTTGCTATTCTTTGCTG GTGGGTTTCATGGGTGGAGCAACTGTAAGCTTCAATGGATGGGCAATGAAGAAAAGAGGGCCAGTTCTTGTGTCCATTTTTGGCCCCATCTCAACAATAATCTCAGTTGTCTTCACTGCAGTTACGGTAGGAAACGCCATTGACATTGGAAG TTTTACTGGCATGATTCTCATGTTCTGTGGTCTCTACTTTGTGCTGTGGGCTAAAAGAAAAGAAGCTTACTCCGACAGCTTAGATGGTGAGTTTGATGCAGAGAAACCTCTATTAAGTTAA
- the LOC123211203 gene encoding O-fucosyltransferase 29 — protein MGVVKAWRFSFISANLALLQQHNGNNKQFVLCRWRSYCLQRRKISWPLVCGLMLFALGLISLFTGHVASDLEWYSQRLVKPSLYSKLKEGIGSRHTQIDIWKSNYSNYYYGCSERSKKFPSATSERSSNGYLLIAASGGLNQQRTGITDAVIVARILNATLVVPELDHHSYWKDDSDFVNIFDVNYFISSLSKDVTIVKRVPDKVMRSMEKPPYTMRVPRKSTPEYYLDQVLPILLRRRVVQLTKFDYRLANDLDEELQRLRCRVNYHALRFTKPIQGLGQKLVTRMRKMAKRFIAVHLRFEPDMLAFSGCYYGGGEKERYELGEIRKRWATLPDLSPEGERKRGKCPLTPHEVGLMLRAIGFANDTYLYVASGEIYGGEETLRPLRELFPNFYTKEMLANEGLKPFLPFSSRLAAIDFIVCDESDVFITNNNGNMAKILAGRRRYMGHKRTIRPNAKRLSALFMARNKMDWDAFARKVKSCQRGFMGEPDEMKPGRGEFHEFPDSCICEKQVSNIGNKNNGDHNFKQVTLDSSDKVKYKGEENQGEKIFNNSMGKEIINTVDDEFDEHFPD, from the exons ATGGGCGTTGTGAAGGCGTGGAGGTTTAGCTTCATATCCGCGAACCTGGCTTTGTTACAGCAACACAACGGTAACAACAAACAGTTTGTGTTGTGCAGATGGCGATCCTATTGTTTGCAGCGTAGGAAGATCTCGTGGCCTTTAGTTTGTGGTTTGATGCTTTTTGCTTTGGGCTTGATTTCTCTTTTTACTGGTCACGTTGCATCTGATCTTGAATGGTACTCTCAGCGACTGGTTAAGCCTAGCTTGTACTCCAAATTG AAGGAAGGAATTGGCAGTCGACATACACAAATCGATATTTGGAAATCGAATTATTCGAATTATTACTATGGATGTAGTGAAAGGAGCAAAAAGTTTCCTT CTGCCACAAGCGAACGATCATCAAATGGCTATTTGCTTATTGCAGCAAGTGGAGGACTCAACCAACAAAGAACAGGA ATAACGGATGCTGTGATTGTTGCTCGTATTCTTAATGCTACGTTAGTTGTACCTGAGTTGGATCATCATTCCTATTGGAAGGATGATAG TGACTTTGTCAACATATTTGATGttaattatttcatttcttctctttcaaaaGATGTGACTATTGTAAAAAGAGTTCCTGATAAAGTGATGCGATCAATGGAAAAACCACCTTACACTATGAGGGTTCCTAGGAAATCAACCCCTGAATATTATCTGGATCAAGTTCTGCCAATACTCTTGAGAAGACGT GTGGTGCAATTGACAAAGTTTGATTATAGACTTGCTAATGACCTAGATGAAGAGCTGCAGAGGTTACGTTGCCGAGTAAATTATCATGCTTTAAGATTTACAAAACCTATCCAAGGACTTGGTCAGAAACTTGTCACAAGAATGCGAAAGATGGCAAAACGTTTTATTGCGGTTCACTTGAG GTTTGAACCTGATATGTTAGCATTTTCTGGGTGTTACTATGGTGGAGGTGAAAAAGAGAGATATGAGCTTGGTGAAATAAGGAAAAGATGGGCAACATTACCT GATTTAAGTCCTGAGGGAGAGCGCAAGCGAGGGAAGTGCCCACTTACTCCTCATGAAGTGGGGTTGATGCTGCGGGCAATTGGTTTTGCAAATGATACATACCTTTATGTTGCCTCTGGAGAAATATATGGTGGAGAAGAGACTCTGCGGCCTCTGAGAGAACTCTTCCCAAACTTCTATACGAAGGAGATGCTTGCCAATGAAGGGTTGAAACCTTTTCTTCCATTCTCATCTAGGCTTGCTGCCATTGACTTCATTGTTTGTGATGAGAGTGATGTTTTTATCACTAACAACAATGGTAATATGGCCAAAATTCTTGCAGGTCGAAG GAGATACATGGGGCATAAGAGGACCATCAGACCAAATGCGAAGAGGCTCAGTGCCCTGTTCATGGCAAGAAATAAGATGGACTGGGATGCTTTTGCCAGAAAGGTAAAGTCATGCCAAAGAGGATTCATGGGAGAGCCAGATGAGATGAAACCAGGAAGAGGTGAGTTTCATGAATTCCCAGATTCTTGTATTTGTGAAAAACAAGTCAGTAATATTGGAAACAAGAATAATGGGGATCATAACTTTAAACAAGTTACTCTAGACTCAAGTGATAAGGTTAAATACAAAGGTGAAGAAAATCagggtgaaaaaatatttaataacagCATGGGAAAAGAGATTATAAATACTGTAGATGACGAGTTTGATGAACATTTTCCTGACTAA
- the LOC123209969 gene encoding putative pentatricopeptide repeat-containing protein At5g47460 isoform X2 produces the protein MQRTVNRGFRSCFPSTKHPNTLSRYHIISPNICIDNDNVNNFPQNSNIEYNADFAIYEASKLLQSGFEPDGYNLTHLLLRASTQLGFDSSCQQLHCYIIKSGFVSDVYVSTALLGFYRKVYLLSDAHKVFDEIPQPSVVSWNSLISGYVQSGQYRKALGFFLELDRDTEIYANAYSFTAALAACGQMRLLQLGAMIHSKILQYGLENGVVIANCLIDMYGKCGSVENAIQVFEEMIDRDVISWNSVIAASARNGNLEQAFGFFYRLPNPDTISYNELINGIVQFGDIREAISIFSNMPNPNSSSWNSILTGYVNKNLLPEALKFFSKMQVKNIQMDEYTFSVVLSGIAGASALTWGMLIHCCSVKQGLDTSVVVGSALIDAYSKCGQVKSAESIFQLLPKKNLVTWNAMITGYAHNGDWTKVIQLFEQLKLVRDLRPDCVTFLNVLAASSHNDIPLHEANQYFESMIRDYGIEPTVKHCCSMVRLLGQRGEVVKAGRMIYELGFASYGVLWRALLGAYGAYGGK, from the exons ATGCAAAGAACTGTAAACAGGGGATTCCGCAGTTGTTTCCCTTCAACAAAACATCCCAATACTCTCTCAAGATATCATATCATTAGCCCAAACATTTGCATTGATAACGACAATGTTAACAACTTTccacaaaattcaaatattgaatACAACGCTGATTTTGCCATATATGAAGCCTCTAAATTACTCCAATCTGGATTTGAACCAGACGGCTATAACCTCACACACCTGCTGCTTCGAGCCTCGACTCAACTGGGCTTTGATTCTTCTTGCCAACAACTTCACTGCTACATTATAAAATCTGGGTTCGTCTCTGATGTGTATGTCTCAACCGCTTTATTGGGATTTTATCGGAAAGTTTACTTATTGAGTGATGCTCATAAAGTGTTTGATGAAATTCCTCAACCAAGTGTTGTTTCTTGGAATTCTCTGATTTCTGGGTATGTGCAATCCGGTCAATATCGCAAGGCTTTAGGCTTCTTTCTTGAACTTGATCGGGATACAGAAATTTATGCCAATGCGTACTCCTTTACTGCGGCTTTAGCTGCTTGTGGACAAATGAGGTTGTTGCAACTAGGTGCGATGATTCACTCAAAGATTCTTCAATATGGCTTGGAAAATGGTGTTGTTATTGCGAATTGCTTGATTGATATGTATGGAAAATGTGGGTCTGTTGAAAATGCAATCCAGGTTTTTGAGGAGATGATTGATAGGGACGTTATTTCTTGGAATTCAGTTATAGCAGCAAGCGCTAGAAATGGAAACCTTGAACAAGCATTTGGTTTTTTCTATCGGCTTCCTAATCCTGATACAATCTCTTATAATGAATTGATAAATGGCATTGTTCAATTTGGTGATATAAGAGAGGCTATTAGTATTTTCTCGAATATGCCAAATCCAAATTCATCTTCATGGAATTCGATTTTGACAGGATACGTTAACAAAAATCTACTTCCTGAAGCTCTAAAATTTTTCAGTAAAATGCAAGTCAAGAATATTCAAATGGATGAGTATACATTTTCAGTTGTTTTGAGTGGTATTGCTGGTGCCTCAGCTTTAACATGGGGAATGTTGATCCATTGTTGCAGTGTTAAGCAAGGTTTGGATACTTCAGTGGTTGTAGGGAGTGCTCTGATTGATGCGTACTCCAAATGTGGGCAGGTGAAGAGTGCTGAATCAATATTCCAATTGCTACCCAAAAAGAATTTGGTAACTTGGAATGCAATGATCACTGGTTATGCTCACAATGGTGATTGGACCAAGGTGATCCAACTTTTTGAGCAATTGAAATTGGTGAGGGATTTAAGACCCGATTGTGTCACATTTCTTAATGTATTAGCCGCAAGTTCACATAATGATATTCCATTGCATGAGGCAAACCAGTACTTTGAATCAATGATTAGGGATTACGGTATTGAACCAACAGTTAAGCACTGTTGTTCCATGGTTCGTCTCCTAGGACAGAGAGGAGAGGTTGTGAAGGCAGGGAGAATGATATATGAACTGGGTTTTGCATCATACGGGGTGCTTTGGAGAGCTTTACTTGGTGCTTATGGAGCTT ATGGAGGGAAGTGA
- the LOC123209970 gene encoding protein NONRESPONDING TO OXYLIPINS 2, mitochondrial-like isoform X1 produces the protein MASSCNRLIQRSSLSSIRSAIRSTAPKSPTTRSATSAPFPVHTHSSSSPTRRFSVSRVPYELGCGQSLLPLHSVVASARMTSCLSTTSKGCRSLLQGTLCCTSPGL, from the exons ATGGCTTCTTCTTGCAATAGACTCATCCAAAGATCATCCTTGTCGTCCATTCGATCAGCCATCCGATCCACTGCTCCAAAATCTCCTACCACAAGATCCGCTACCTCAGCCCCGTTCCCTGTTCACACACACTCCTCTTCCTCCCCTACTCGGCGGTTTTCTGTATCCAG AGTTCCGTATGAACTGGGATGTGGGCAATCGTTGTTGCCACTACACAGCGTAGTGGCGTCCGCAAGGATGACGTCATGTCTGAGTACAACATCGAAGGGCTGTCGATCACTTTTACAGGGTACACTCTGCTGCACCTCTCCCGGCCTCTAG
- the LOC123209970 gene encoding protein NONRESPONDING TO OXYLIPINS 2, mitochondrial-like isoform X2 produces MASSCNRLIQRSSLSSIRSAIRSTAPKSPTTRSATSAPFPVHTHSSSSPTRRFSVSRVPYELGCGQSLLPLHSVVASARMTSCLSTTSKGCRSLLQESGLSVPR; encoded by the exons ATGGCTTCTTCTTGCAATAGACTCATCCAAAGATCATCCTTGTCGTCCATTCGATCAGCCATCCGATCCACTGCTCCAAAATCTCCTACCACAAGATCCGCTACCTCAGCCCCGTTCCCTGTTCACACACACTCCTCTTCCTCCCCTACTCGGCGGTTTTCTGTATCCAG AGTTCCGTATGAACTGGGATGTGGGCAATCGTTGTTGCCACTACACAGCGTAGTGGCGTCCGCAAGGATGACGTCATGTCTGAGTACAACATCGAAGGGCTGTCGATCACTTTTACAGG AGTCAGGTTTGTCAGTTCCAAGGTGA